Proteins encoded in a region of the Acidobacteriota bacterium genome:
- a CDS encoding chaperone NapD produces the protein MNPRTPTIPSAISGVVVRSRQEDLAAVAARLAHLPGIDVHHLEAATGRVIITLETESSDQEEARMESVRREPGVLSAELVYHYVDPQGAV, from the coding sequence ATGAATCCGCGAACACCCACTATTCCCTCCGCCATCTCCGGCGTGGTCGTGCGCTCCCGTCAGGAGGATCTTGCCGCCGTGGCCGCACGACTCGCACACCTGCCGGGTATCGACGTGCACCATCTGGAAGCAGCCACCGGGCGCGTCATCATCACGCTTGAGACTGAATCCAGCGATCAGGAAGAAGCGCGGATGGAGTCCGTGCGTCGCGAACCCGGCGTACTGAGCGCAGAGTTGGTCTATCACTACGTCGATCCACAGGGAGCCGTCTGA